In Phacochoerus africanus isolate WHEZ1 chromosome 2, ROS_Pafr_v1, whole genome shotgun sequence, one DNA window encodes the following:
- the GJD2 gene encoding gap junction delta-2 protein, whose translation MGEWTILERLLEAAVQQHSTMIGRILLTVVVIFRILIVAIVGETVYDDEQTMFVCNTLQPGCNQACYDRAFPISHIRYWVFQIIMVCTPSLCFITYSVHQSAKQRERRYSTVFLALDRDPPESMGGPGGTGGGGSGGGKREDKKLQNAIVNGVLQNTENTSKETEPDCLEVKELTPHPSGLRTAARSKLRRQEGISRFYIIQVVFRNALEIGFLVGQYFLYGFSVPGLYECDRYPCIKEVECYVSRPTEKTVFLVFMFAVSGICVVLNLAELNHLGWRKIKLAVRGAQAKRKSVYEIRNKDLPRVSVPNFGRTQSSDSAYV comes from the exons ATGGGGGAATGGACCATCTTGGAGAGGCTGCTGGAAGCCGCGGTGCAGCAGCACTCCACTATGATCGGGAG GATCCTGTTGACTGTGGTGGTGATCTTCCGGATCCTCATTGTGGCCATTGTGGGGGAGACGGTGTACGATGATGAGCAGACCATGTTTGTGTGCAACACCCTGCAGCCCGGCTGTAACCAGGCCTGCTATGACCGCGCCTTTCCCATCTCCCACATACGTTACTGGGTCTTCCAGATCATAATGGTGTGTACCCCCAGTCTCTGCTTCATCACTTACTCTGTGCACCAGTCTGCCAAGCAGCGAGAACGCCGCTACTCTACTGTCTTCCTAGCCCTGGACAGAGACCCCCCTGAATCCATGGGGGGTCCTGgaggaactgggggtgggggcagtggtggtGGCAAACGAGAAGATAAGAAGTTGCAAAATGCTATTGTCAATGGGGTGCTGCAGAACACAGAGAACACCAGCAAGGAGACGGAGCCAGATTGTTTAGAGGTTAAGGAGCTGACCCCACACCCATCAGGGCTGCGCACTGCAGCTCGATCCAAGCTCCGAAGGCAGGAAGGCATCTCCCGCTTCTACATTATCCAAGTGGTATTCCGAAATGCCCTGGAGATTGGGTTTCTGGTGGGCCAATACTTTCTCTATGGCTTCAGTGTTCCAGGGTTGTACGAGTGTGACCGCTACCCCTGCATCAAGGAGGTGGAATGTTATGTGTCCCGGCCTACCGAGAAGACTGTCTTTCTAGTGTTTATGTTTGCTGTGAGCGGCATCTGTGTTGTACTCAACCTGGCTGAACTCAACCACCTGGGATGGCGCAAGATAAAGCTGGCTGTGAGAGGGGCCCAGGCCAAGAGGAAGTCAGTCTATGAGATCCGCAACAAGGACCTGCCCCGGGTCAGTGTTCCCAATTTTGGCAGGACTCAGTCCAGTGACTCTGCCTATGTGTGA